From the uncultured Methanobrevibacter sp. genome, the window TTTACATGTCTGAATATGCTTCAAATCAAAAACTTATTAAATTTATTAGATTTGGATCCGAAACATTAGCTTCAATTCCATCTATTGTATTTGGTTTATTTGGTTTAGCATTTTTTGTTGTGTTCTTAAAATTAGGCTGGTGTATATTATCTGGTGGATTAGTTTTAGCATTAATGGCTATTCCAACAATTTTCCAGGTTGCTGAGGTTACATTAACTTCAATTCCAAATTCTTACAAAGAAGGAAGTTATGGGTTAGGTGCTACAAAATGGCAGGTTATTTATTCAGTTATATTGCCTGCAGCTTTGCCGGGAATAATTACTGGAGTTATTTTAGCTATGACTAGGGCTATTTCAGAAGCAGCTGCAGTTATGTATGCTGTAGGATCAGCATTAACAGTTCCAATATCTATATTTGATCCTGGTAGGCCTTTACCACTCCATTTGTATGTATTGGCTACTGAAGGAGTTTCACTTCAAAACGCATATGGGACAGCTGCTGTATT encodes:
- the pstA gene encoding phosphate ABC transporter permease PstA, translated to MKSFCSPKTSQKIMNGVFVLSGIVTLFILIIILGYILIKGIPVINFEFLFSSPIDAGREGGIFPMIISSIYVVFIAAIIATPLGVGAAIYMSEYASNQKLIKFIRFGSETLASIPSIVFGLFGLAFFVVFLKLGWCILSGGLVLALMAIPTIFQVAEVTLTSIPNSYKEGSYGLGATKWQVIYSVILPAALPGIITGVILAMTRAISEAAAVMYAVGSALTVPISIFDPGRPLPLHLYVLATEGVSLQNAYGTAAVLVIIVLILTIVTNLVVDRYQKKIMGK